In the Arthrobacter zhaoxinii genome, one interval contains:
- a CDS encoding FmdB family zinc ribbon protein, with the protein MPLYAYRCAARGSAGFTCADFEVQLAMGSAPASLPCPVCGAPARRRFTAPNLSRASSSAYRLIESTQRSAAEPAVVRSPDPLSGTRPAGNITTNPLHRKLPRPD; encoded by the coding sequence ATGCCGCTCTACGCCTATCGCTGCGCTGCCCGCGGTTCAGCCGGGTTCACCTGCGCCGATTTCGAGGTGCAGCTCGCCATGGGCTCCGCCCCCGCTTCCCTCCCCTGCCCCGTCTGCGGGGCGCCGGCCCGCCGTCGCTTCACCGCACCCAACCTCTCGCGCGCTTCCTCCAGTGCGTACCGGCTGATCGAGTCCACCCAGCGCTCGGCGGCGGAACCCGCCGTCGTCCGCTCCCCCGACCCGCTGTCCGGCACCCGTCCGGCCGGCAACATCACCACCAATCCGCTCCACCGAAAGCTGCCCCGCCCCGACTAA